A stretch of the Zeugodacus cucurbitae isolate PBARC_wt_2022May chromosome 6, idZeuCucr1.2, whole genome shotgun sequence genome encodes the following:
- the LOC105218988 gene encoding netrin receptor unc-5 codes for MIKLRKCDILIAFLITFKIAVMANLQRTTVLISEQRNYNLPSTDILNKHSRIHENSTFNSSQQVFPKSRRVFLSGIEVENEEFPVDSDISFHENENPNHVTEPIHRKQTVVLESTNHVKNEFHVNEDINITNNGELSNVEYEERSSGPILDKINTAESGTALPIFLTEPQDIYVIKNRPGVLKCKAAHALQLNFKCSGSSQPPPSTHDKHVDPHTGVHVEEVTATIHRDLIDEYFGKGPFKCECHAWSSRGVAKSQSATISIAYIRKHFISSPTSLKIELGSKAELHCEPPLGFPEPKITWLKNNAPITNAIDHGIVISTHAATITFDVVSLQDMANYTCSAENVAGKRISDSAVLIVYVNGGWSSWSPWRDCKCLGKLSQGRKRVRFCNNPIPMNGGSLCSGAQVQKSADCISCLEDTQIVTSDGYDASKKLGKWTPWSDWSSCSPDCIQMRRRKCIYPVTEDLSVELHDGPVNNGVVGLGFGKIQCTGKDIQTAECRGEHCLIGNDGFDWTLYLGLAFVITVCVAFGAVLIYCARRNLAMNSHYNMTRTNMNSDYMPGINKKGINIETANVNYDYPSSDNRFMSNDHIINCEASEHHYDVPNLSANYTNPIDEISVEYITDTPETSTADTSNSTYDTKGTFASPSASKNVVTEVINNCGGSLSLYRGEMMLHVPEFAVGKNQKKHMSMIVLSDESARISIPCAESLFVCSTIVYCSPRSYSFQKPVIIKLPHCLIELRHWHVHIYQADNDYYDINSNWRKIISVGKETINTPVFVHLEEKHLYIMTEQLGRFAVVAEPKTLTEYLPAIEMRLIAFSQLTPSSSNCSLRIYVVKDFPNSKDICRTIETKLGGTIMGESEPFAFHLNTCDLVIRVRNTESSSWDLKEQTNYEQIIPYNHILNNNSILHCEFSIKRSLNSHLVFEVDFEQSGLENIESQVHSFIISSENFSQNDVLSQTYENQHHQAIVSIDRDSSYINETNSLSSVYLPRTCKRLICAALDPPRQDEKDWRLLAKKLRTDHYIAYFATKSSPTEQILNLWECRAKHSSRTIVELLIVFSDMDREDIKQIITDTIGPLWV; via the exons atgataaagCTTAGGAAATGTGATATTCTTATTGCTTTCTTAATTACATTTAAGATTGCAGTTATGGCAAATCTACAACGAACAACTGTCTTAATCTCTGAGCAACGAAATTACAATTTACCCTCAACAGATATCTTGAATAAGCATTCAAGGATTCATGAAAACAGTACTTTTAATAGTTCCCAACAAGTGTTTCCTAAATCAAGACGGGTTTTTCTAAGCGGAATTGAAGTGGAAAACGAAGAATTTCCAGTAGATTCAGATATTTCATTTCACGAAAATGAAAATCCAAACCACGTCACAGAACCTATACATCGCAAACAAACGGTGGTTTTGGAATCTACAAATCATGTGAAGAATGAATTTCACGTAAATGAAGACATAAATATTACTAATAATGGCGAACTATCAAACGTTGAATACGAAGAGCGATCTTCTGGTCCTATATTAGACAAAATTAATACTGCGGAGTCTGGTACTGCATTACCAATCTTTTTAACAGAACCCCAGGACATCTATGTGATCAAAAATAGACCAGGAGTGCTTAAATGTAAAGCAGCACATGCACTTCAA TTAAACTTTAAATGCAGCGGTAGTTCTCAGCCTCCTCCTTCTACGCATGATAAACACGTCGATCCTCATACAGGCGTTCATGTTGAAGAAGTAACTGCAACTATACACCGCGATTTGATTGATGAATATTTTGGCAAAGGTCCCTTCAAATGTGAATGCCATGCATGGTCCTCCCGTGGAGTTGCTAAAAGCCAATCAGCTACTATAAGCATTGCAT ATATAAGGAAACATTTCATTTCCTCGCCCACATCGCTGAAGATTGAACTGGGTTCCAAAGCTGAATTGCATTGTGAGCCTCCGTTAGGATTTCCAGAACCAAAAATAACATGGCTCAAAAACAATGCTCCGATTACAAATGCTATTGATCACGGAATAGTTATATCTACTCATGCCGCGACAATAACTTTTGATGTCGTATCTTTGCAG GATATGGCAAACTATACTTGCAGTGCAGAGAATGTTGCTGGGAAAAGAATATCGGACTCGGCGGTTTTAATAGTCTACG TTAATGGAGGTTGGAGTTCATGGAGCCCTTGGAGAGATTGCAAAtgtttaggaaaattaagtcaAGGTCGAAAGAGAGTTCGTTTTTGTAATAATCCCATTCCTATGAATGGAGGCTCGTTATGCTCTGGTGCACAAGTTCAGAAATCTGCAGACTGTATATCTTGTCTAG AAGATACTCAAATAGTAACCTCTGATGGATATGATGCCAGTAAGAAAT TGGGCAAATGGACACCGTGGAGTGATTGGAGTTCGTGTTCGCCTGACTGTATACAAATGCGCCGGCGAAAGTGTATTTATCCAGTCACTGAAGATTTGAGTGTTGAACTTCATGATGGGCCTGTTAATAACGGCGTTGTTGGTCTAGGATTCGGAAAGATACAGTGCACCGGTAAAGATATTCAGACTGCAGAATGTCGCGGAGAGCACTGTTTAATCGGAAATGATG gCTTCGACTGGACACTTTACCTTGGCTTGGCTTTTGTTATAACTGTATGTGTAGCATTTGGTGCTGTTTTAATTTACTGTGCTCGTCGGAATTTGGCAATGAATTCTCATTATAATATGACAAGGACCA ATATGAATTCAGATTATATGCCAGGAATAAACAAGAAGGGAATTAATATTGAAACTGCAAATGTCAATTACGACTATCCCAGTTCTGATAATAGATTCATGTCTAATGATCATATAATCAATTGTGAAGCTTCTGAACATCACTATGATGTGCCGAATTTATCAGCcaa TTATACTAACCCAATAGATGAAATAAGTGTGGAGTACATCACAGATACACCAGAAACATCCACGGCGGATACAT CAAACTCCACATACGATACAAAAGGTACTTTTGCCTCACCGTCGGCATCTAAAAATGTCGTAACCGAAGTAATAAATAACTGTGGGGGCAGCTTAAGCCTTTATAGAGGAGAAATGATGTTACATGTGCCAGAGTTTGCAGTTggtaaaaatcagaaaaaacaCATGTCTATGATTGTGTTGAGTGACGAAAGTGCCCGAATATCAATTCCTTGCGCCGAATCGTTGTTCGTTTGCAGTACAATTGTATATTGTTCTCCGCGTAGTTATAGTTTCCAGAAGCCAGTTATAATCAAACTACCGCATTGTTTAATTGAGCTTCGACACTGGCACGTGCATATATACCAAGCAGATAACGATTATTACGACATCAACTCGAATTGGCGTAAAATAATTTCCGTTGGAAAGGAAACCATAAACACACCGGTTTTCGTACATTTGGAAGAGAAGCATTTATATATTATGACAGAACAATTGGGACGATTTGCAGTCGTTGCAGAACCAAAAACACTCACCGAATACTTGCCTGCTATTGAAATGCGACTTATTGCGTTTAGTCAATTAACGCCGAGCAGCTCAAACTGTAGTCTTCGAATATATGTTGTGAAAGACTTTCCTAATAGCAAAGACATTTGCAGGACTATTGAGACCAAGCTGGGCGGTACTATTATGGGGGAAAGTGAACCTTTTGCTTTTCACTTAAACACTTGCGATTTAGTCATTCGTGTTCGTAATACAGAGTCAAGTTCATGGGATCTCAAAGAACAAACCAATTACGAACAAATTATTCCCTACAatcatattttgaataacaattCTATTTTGCATTGTGAATTCAGCATAAAGAGATCACTGAATTCACATTTGGTATTTGAAGTGGATTTCGAGCAAAGTGGCTTAGAAAATATCGAGTCGCAGGTACACTCATTCATTATATCAAGCGAAAATTTTTCCCAAAACGACGTTTTATCTCAAACATATGAGAATCAGCATCATCAAGCAATTGTTTCTATTGATCGTGATAGTAGCTACATAAACGAAACGAATAGTTTGAGTAGCGTTTATTTGCCACGCACTTGCAAGCGGCTGATCTGCGCTGCGCTTGACCCACCTCGCCAAGATGAAAAAGATTGGCGTTTGTTGGCTAAAAAACTTCGCACAGATCACTACATTGCATATTTCGCTACAAAGTCATCGCCAACCGAACAAATTCTCAATCTATGGGAATGTCGAGCAAAACATTCCTCGCGTACAATTGTTGAATTATTAATAGTGTTCAGTGACATGGACAGAGAggatataaaacaaattattacagATACTATTGGCCCACTTTGGGTGTGA
- the LOC105218992 gene encoding uncharacterized protein LOC105218992 has translation MLKTKMENNEYFNLVSQYLQNEEELMIGSAGILAFLDELPSRSSSESSSSSEESEREETSKCQNFCQVIDGYGENEFKSHMRLRRSTVEFLIEKYTNSIEPKTNTGGREIVPPRKKIYIYIWYISNTVTFRQLANLFGVSSSTAWTIVPGVTSWVISISFEYVRWPNSTVAVATKESLRQDVVYQMLSVV, from the exons atgttaaaaacgaaaatggaaaacaacgagtattttaatttg GTTTCTCAGTATTTACAAAATGAAGAGGAGCTTATGATTGGGAGTGCTGGTATACTAGCCTTTTTAGATGAATTGCCATCTAGATCCAGCTCGGAATCTTCATCAAGCTCTGAGGAATCGGAAAGGGAGGAAACCTCTAAATGCCAAAACTTTTGCCAAGTCATTGATGGCTATGGTGAGAATGAATTCAAATCGCACATGAGATTGCGGCGTTCGACCGTGGAATTTTTAATAG agaaatatacaaatagcaTTGAGCCCAAAACAAATACTGGTGGAAGAGAAATTGTACCacctagaaaaaaaatttatatttatatttggtacATCAGTAACACCGTCACTTTTAGGCAGCTTGCTAATTTGTTCGGAGTGTCTTCTTCAACTGCTTGGACTATAGTACCGGGTGTGACTAGTTGGGTTATATCGATTTCTTTCGAATACGTTCGGTGGCCAAACAGTACTGTCGCAGTTGCAACAAAAGAAAGTTTGAGGCAAGATGTGGTTTACCAAATGTTATCGGTTGTATAG